From the genome of Marixanthomonas ophiurae, one region includes:
- the trhO gene encoding oxygen-dependent tRNA uridine(34) hydroxylase TrhO: MQLYNTLSAKERADLLEQAGEDRLTLSFYQYAKIGNPEIFRNHLFIAWDELNVLGRIYVAHEGINAQLSVPAKNFGNFKEFIDNIYFLNGVRLNIAIEHDLKSFLKLKVKVRPKIVADGLNDETFDVTNKGVHVDAENFNKLIDDPNTVLVDMRNHYESEIGHFQGAVTPDVDTFRDSLDIIEADLKDHKENKNLVMYCTGGIRCEKASAYYKHKGFKNVFQLEGGIIEYARQVKNKGLDNKFIGKNFVFDHRRGERITEDIIASCHQCGKPCDTHVNCANEACHLLFIQCEDCSSAMETCCSTECKEIIQLPYEEQKKLRKGIPNSNKIFKKGRSEKLKFKK; encoded by the coding sequence ATGCAACTGTACAACACCTTAAGTGCAAAAGAGCGGGCCGATTTATTGGAACAAGCAGGAGAAGACCGCTTGACCCTCTCTTTTTATCAATATGCCAAGATTGGCAATCCAGAAATTTTCAGAAATCATTTGTTTATCGCTTGGGACGAACTTAACGTTCTAGGCCGTATTTATGTAGCACACGAAGGGATTAATGCCCAACTTTCAGTACCTGCCAAGAACTTCGGAAATTTTAAAGAATTTATCGACAATATCTATTTTTTAAATGGCGTTCGATTGAATATCGCCATTGAACACGATTTGAAATCGTTCTTAAAACTAAAAGTAAAAGTGCGCCCAAAAATCGTGGCAGACGGATTAAACGACGAAACGTTTGATGTTACCAACAAAGGCGTTCACGTAGATGCTGAAAATTTCAACAAACTTATCGATGACCCCAACACGGTGTTGGTCGATATGCGAAACCATTACGAAAGTGAAATTGGTCATTTTCAAGGAGCCGTAACGCCCGATGTGGATACATTTCGTGATTCGCTGGATATTATTGAAGCCGATTTAAAAGACCACAAGGAAAATAAAAACCTAGTAATGTATTGCACTGGCGGGATTCGATGCGAAAAAGCCAGTGCGTACTATAAACACAAGGGGTTTAAAAATGTATTTCAACTAGAAGGCGGCATCATTGAATACGCCCGTCAAGTGAAAAATAAAGGATTAGATAATAAATTTATTGGTAAAAACTTTGTGTTTGATCATCGTCGCGGGGAACGAATTACCGAAGATATTATCGCTAGTTGCCATCAATGTGGAAAACCTTGCGACACGCATGTAAACTGTGCTAACGAAGCGTGTCACTTGCTTTTCATCCAGTGTGAAGACTGTTCGTCTGCTATGGAAACCTGTTGTAGTACTGAGTGTAAAGAGATTATTCAACTTCCGTATGAGGAACAAAAAAAGCTTCGGAAAGGCATTCCGAATAGTAATAAAATCTTTAAAAAGGGGCGTTCAGAAAAACTAAAGTTTAAGAAGTAG
- a CDS encoding T9SS type A sorting domain-containing protein, producing MMKKLLFFLCLLTATSAFCQNSELFGHTWHAKSITINNITTEAPKNPNMEIQATFDETSSFTDMCCAGTLNFSIDYQSQTTFGITDFSPFLETCNENDNNEFRGLYISFFQEGLADNFEYEIIEDYNNWYYKILTLTNIDGDTLQLYNSPHNTDADGYIFEDGLGYWYLQDLTNEGTFYTLPYNIAKETEISFNTDGSFKSIICGEINSKVVFNGDYNEGDFYISCESLTLTSGNCGNQDSMDVEQDFYAILEDLATSDDFTFQRWFSEFGDDPCDYANVLEIYNPSRDIGFTLIDCVEHLSLENYSKKMFSIYPNPVKNKLIIENSSLKSSQLNLSIYTIQGKEVVSKNIQFENETSIDVSNLSSGMYFINIEDERGIKTTQKIVKF from the coding sequence ATGATGAAAAAATTACTTTTTTTTCTTTGCTTATTGACTGCTACGTCTGCTTTTTGCCAAAATTCTGAGCTTTTTGGGCATACTTGGCATGCAAAAAGCATTACAATAAATAATATCACCACCGAAGCACCAAAAAACCCCAATATGGAAATACAGGCTACGTTTGACGAAACTTCTTCGTTTACCGATATGTGCTGCGCGGGAACCTTGAATTTTAGTATTGATTATCAAAGCCAAACCACCTTTGGAATTACTGACTTTTCTCCATTTTTAGAAACTTGTAATGAAAATGACAATAATGAATTTAGGGGTTTATATATCAGCTTTTTTCAAGAAGGACTTGCTGATAATTTTGAATATGAAATTATTGAAGATTATAACAATTGGTACTATAAAATTTTGACATTAACCAATATAGATGGGGATACACTTCAATTATATAATTCACCACACAATACAGATGCGGATGGATATATTTTTGAAGATGGCCTTGGATATTGGTATTTACAGGATTTAACAAATGAAGGTACTTTTTATACACTACCTTATAATATCGCAAAGGAAACTGAAATTAGCTTTAATACCGATGGGAGTTTTAAAAGTATTATTTGTGGGGAAATAAATTCAAAAGTAGTTTTTAATGGAGATTACAACGAGGGAGATTTTTACATTTCTTGCGAGAGCTTAACCCTTACTTCAGGTAATTGCGGTAATCAGGATTCTATGGACGTAGAACAAGATTTTTATGCCATTCTTGAAGATCTTGCAACGAGTGACGATTTCACCTTTCAAAGATGGTTCTCAGAATTTGGTGATGATCCTTGCGATTATGCCAATGTTCTTGAAATTTATAATCCATCGAGGGATATTGGTTTTACTTTAATCGACTGTGTAGAGCATTTATCTCTAGAAAATTATTCTAAAAAAATGTTCTCCATTTACCCAAACCCAGTAAAAAACAAATTGATTATAGAAAATTCAAGTTTAAAGTCTTCACAATTAAACCTAAGTATTTATACAATTCAAGGAAAAGAGGTAGTTTCAAAAAATATCCAATTTGAAAATGAAACTTCCATAGATGTTTCCAATTTATCTTCTGGTATGTATTTTATCAATATAGAAGATGAAAGAGGGATCAAAACCACTCAAAAAATTGTGAAGTTTTGA
- the recA gene encoding recombinase RecA has product MSKEKEAKLKALKLTLDKMDKTYGKGTVMKMGDAAVQEVDVIPTGSLGLDVALGVGGYPRGRVVEIYGPESSGKTTLTLHAIAEAQRKGGIAAFIDAEHAFDRYYAENLGVDIENLIISQPDNGEQALEVTDNLIRSGAIDLIVIDSVAALTPKSEIEGEMGDSKMGLHARLMSQALRKLTGSISKTQCTVIFINQLREKIGVMFGNPETTTGGNALKFYCSVRLDIRRSTQIKDSNSDVQGNKTRVKVVKNKVAPPFKTAEFDIMYGKGISKVGEVVDLGVDFEIIKKSGSWYSYDETKLGQGRDAVKTLLLDNPELMEELETKIKDAIKALKE; this is encoded by the coding sequence ATGAGCAAAGAAAAAGAAGCAAAATTAAAAGCGCTAAAGCTTACACTAGATAAAATGGATAAAACGTACGGAAAAGGCACCGTCATGAAAATGGGAGATGCCGCTGTACAGGAAGTAGATGTAATCCCAACCGGATCGTTAGGGCTTGATGTAGCACTAGGTGTAGGCGGATATCCACGCGGACGAGTAGTTGAAATATACGGTCCAGAATCTTCTGGTAAAACCACTTTGACCTTACATGCCATTGCCGAAGCACAGCGAAAAGGTGGAATCGCAGCTTTTATTGATGCGGAACACGCTTTTGACCGTTATTATGCCGAAAATTTAGGGGTTGACATTGAAAACTTGATTATTTCACAACCAGATAATGGAGAACAGGCTTTAGAAGTTACCGACAACTTAATACGAAGTGGTGCTATCGATCTTATTGTTATTGATTCCGTAGCAGCGTTGACACCAAAAAGTGAAATTGAAGGCGAAATGGGAGACAGTAAAATGGGGCTTCACGCTCGATTAATGTCACAAGCACTTCGTAAACTTACCGGATCAATTAGTAAAACTCAATGTACGGTAATCTTTATTAATCAACTGCGTGAAAAAATTGGAGTGATGTTCGGTAATCCGGAAACCACAACCGGTGGTAATGCCCTTAAATTCTATTGCTCTGTAAGACTTGATATTCGCCGTTCTACACAAATTAAAGACTCAAACAGTGATGTACAGGGGAACAAAACCCGTGTAAAAGTGGTGAAAAATAAAGTGGCACCACCGTTTAAAACGGCTGAGTTTGACATTATGTACGGCAAAGGAATTTCAAAAGTAGGTGAGGTTGTCGATTTGGGTGTTGATTTTGAAATCATTAAAAAAAGTGGTTCTTGGTATAGCTACGACGAAACTAAATTAGGACAAGGTCGTGACGCAGTTAAAACATTACTTTTAGACAACCCAGAGCTTATGGAAGAATTAGAAACCAAAATAAAAGACGCTATAAAAGCCCTTAAGGAATAA
- a CDS encoding RNA polymerase sigma factor: protein MTLDELILKCKKQDSKAQEALYKRYSGILFAICLRYSPNKTEAEDNLQDAFLTIFKKIEQYKAKGSFEGWIKRITVNTVLQKYRKQKVYNIDDEERIEQEDEVTVETETVPLDFLLKIIQELPDRYRLVFTLYVLDDYSHKEIAEMLGISDGTSKSNLARARGILKNKIDNYNP from the coding sequence TTGACTTTAGACGAGCTCATACTAAAATGTAAGAAGCAGGACAGTAAGGCACAGGAAGCATTGTACAAACGATATTCCGGCATCTTATTTGCCATTTGTTTGCGGTATTCGCCCAATAAAACCGAAGCCGAAGACAATTTACAAGACGCTTTCCTTACCATTTTTAAAAAGATTGAGCAGTATAAAGCAAAAGGCTCTTTTGAAGGTTGGATAAAACGAATAACGGTCAATACTGTACTTCAAAAATATCGTAAACAAAAGGTTTACAATATAGATGATGAAGAACGGATAGAACAAGAAGACGAAGTAACAGTAGAAACAGAAACGGTACCGTTGGATTTTTTATTGAAAATTATTCAAGAATTACCAGATCGTTATAGATTGGTATTTACTTTATACGTCTTGGATGATTATTCGCATAAAGAAATAGCCGAAATGTTAGGAATTAGCGATGGCACGTCTAAATCTAACTTGGCAAGAGCAAGAGGAATATTAAAAAATAAGATAGATAACTATAACCCTTAA
- a CDS encoding porin family protein — MKNKKHIDELFKERFKNHETTPPPHVWDNIQAELQEKKKDRKVIPLWWKLGGVAALLALLFTIGNSVFNNEETNNKVVTEEKTAPIPTDSETKAEETIYNDSQVASETGEKSTEKTIDDDQKQHSDTNKASNNSLNSEENNKSAVAVENTPEGKIKNPVHKTTSEKEDNRAKQRNVITENDVTAIASETKNSDSKEVSEKNNSEKTNDLIRKESSISEEINSETAISETEKEIKKETEKKSIFDEIEDTKKAEEAVATTNKPQNRWDVAPNVAPVYYSSLNGGSSIDPVFADNSQSGDVNISYGVQVAYNITDRLSIRSGVNNVNLGYATGGVDIGTGPVAFGLSTINYNGNENIIIPADKGALNMATPGGDGFGTITPKSTGGSAQIIQDISYYEVPLELKYALLNNRFGINMIGGVSTLFLGNNEISVKDGNFRSVLGEANNLNSLSFTTNVGVGFDYKISKRLKFNVEPMFKYQLNPYTDSSVGFKPYYIGLYSGLSFKF; from the coding sequence ATGAAAAACAAAAAGCACATAGACGAGCTTTTTAAAGAGCGTTTCAAAAACCATGAAACGACTCCGCCTCCACACGTTTGGGATAATATTCAAGCAGAATTACAGGAAAAGAAAAAAGACCGAAAAGTAATTCCACTTTGGTGGAAACTAGGCGGTGTAGCTGCTTTATTGGCACTGTTGTTCACTATTGGAAATTCGGTTTTTAATAACGAAGAAACCAATAATAAAGTGGTTACTGAAGAAAAAACAGCCCCCATACCCACAGATTCTGAAACAAAAGCGGAAGAAACTATTTATAATGACTCACAAGTTGCTTCAGAAACAGGTGAAAAATCAACCGAAAAAACAATTGATGATGATCAAAAGCAACATTCAGATACAAACAAGGCTTCAAATAATAGCTTAAATTCTGAAGAAAACAACAAATCTGCTGTCGCTGTTGAGAATACTCCCGAAGGAAAAATAAAAAACCCAGTACATAAAACTACTTCTGAAAAAGAAGATAATAGAGCTAAGCAACGTAACGTAATTACTGAAAACGATGTTACTGCAATTGCTTCCGAAACTAAAAATAGCGATTCAAAAGAGGTTTCAGAAAAAAATAATTCGGAAAAAACGAATGATTTAATAAGGAAAGAATCTAGTATTTCAGAAGAAATAAATTCGGAAACAGCTATTTCCGAAACTGAAAAAGAGATAAAAAAAGAAACTGAAAAAAAATCCATTTTTGACGAAATTGAAGATACCAAAAAAGCAGAAGAAGCTGTTGCCACAACCAATAAGCCTCAAAATAGATGGGATGTTGCGCCCAACGTAGCACCGGTTTATTATAGTTCACTTAATGGCGGTTCATCAATAGACCCTGTGTTTGCAGATAATTCACAAAGCGGTGATGTTAACATTAGCTACGGCGTGCAAGTGGCATATAATATTACAGATAGATTAAGCATTCGTTCTGGTGTAAATAATGTAAATCTTGGTTATGCAACAGGAGGCGTGGACATTGGCACAGGCCCGGTAGCTTTTGGTCTTAGTACAATAAATTATAATGGCAATGAAAACATTATTATTCCTGCTGATAAGGGAGCGTTGAATATGGCGACACCTGGAGGAGATGGTTTTGGCACTATAACCCCAAAATCAACTGGTGGAAGTGCTCAAATTATACAGGACATTAGTTATTATGAAGTGCCCTTAGAATTAAAATACGCCCTTTTAAACAATCGTTTTGGTATTAATATGATTGGCGGGGTAAGTACACTCTTTTTAGGAAACAATGAAATATCAGTAAAAGACGGAAACTTCAGAAGTGTATTAGGAGAAGCGAACAACCTTAATTCATTAAGTTTTACCACAAACGTAGGTGTAGGTTTTGATTATAAAATAAGTAAACGCTTAAAGTTTAATGTTGAACCTATGTTTAAGTATCAACTTAATCCATACACAGACTCATCTGTAGGGTTTAAACCATATTACATTGGCCTGTATAGCGGGTTGAGTTTTAAGTTTTAG
- a CDS encoding lysophospholipid acyltransferase family protein, whose product MKIINYFFIFLYRIWFYILLSVPIIILFPVLLISILREKWYPFFFALARLWATIILFGMGFIPKIKRETRYKKGQSYMFVANHTSMADIMLMLYVTRNPFVFVGKKELVKIPIFGFFYKRTCILVDRTNPKSRLEVFKRAQDKLNQGLSVCIFPEGRVPDDLTVILDTFKDGAFRLAINHQIPIAPMTFHDNKKRFSYSFLSASPGKMRVKVHETLPTKILSMDDRRILNHTTHTIIEEELVNPTI is encoded by the coding sequence ATGAAAATAATAAACTACTTCTTTATTTTTTTATACCGTATTTGGTTCTATATACTTCTTTCGGTGCCTATTATTATACTCTTCCCAGTACTCTTGATAAGTATTCTCCGTGAAAAGTGGTATCCGTTCTTTTTTGCTTTGGCGCGGTTATGGGCTACCATTATTTTATTCGGGATGGGTTTTATTCCTAAAATAAAGCGCGAAACCCGATACAAAAAAGGACAAAGTTATATGTTCGTGGCCAATCACACCTCAATGGCCGATATTATGTTGATGCTATACGTAACCCGAAATCCATTTGTATTTGTAGGAAAAAAGGAATTGGTTAAAATACCCATTTTCGGTTTTTTCTATAAACGTACCTGTATCCTGGTAGACCGTACTAATCCCAAAAGTCGGCTAGAAGTGTTTAAAAGGGCACAAGATAAATTGAATCAAGGGTTAAGCGTTTGTATTTTTCCAGAAGGCCGTGTTCCGGACGACCTGACTGTAATATTAGATACATTTAAGGACGGGGCTTTTCGTTTAGCAATAAATCATCAAATTCCTATTGCGCCGATGACGTTCCACGATAATAAAAAAAGATTTTCCTATTCCTTTTTATCTGCAAGCCCTGGTAAAATGCGGGTGAAAGTTCACGAAACTCTGCCCACTAAAATATTGAGTATGGACGATAGACGAATTTTGAATCATACAACTCATACTATTATTGAAGAGGAGCTAGTTAATCCTACGATATAA
- the trpS gene encoding tryptophan--tRNA ligase yields the protein MSRILTGIQSTGTPHLGNILGAIKPAIDMANDPKNESFLFIADMHSLTQIKDAETLRNNTYSVAATWLAFGLDINRVVFYRQSDVPQTAELSWYLSCFFPYQRLTLAHSFKDKSDRLEDVNAGLFTYPMLMAADILLYDAEIVPVGKDQLQHIEMTRDVASRFHAKMGETFVMPEGKIQENTKLIPGTDGSKMSKSNNNFINIFLPDKKLRKQIMSIDTDSTPLEEPKNPDTCNVFALYKLLGSSEQVSEMRGNYENGGYGYGHAKQALFELITETFSEERTKYNHYINNLNEIDKALKIGAEKAKNVADEVLKRVRKKVGY from the coding sequence ATGTCTAGAATACTTACAGGAATACAAAGCACAGGGACGCCACACTTAGGAAATATTTTAGGAGCCATCAAACCTGCAATTGACATGGCAAACGACCCTAAAAATGAATCGTTTTTGTTTATAGCCGATATGCATTCGTTAACTCAAATAAAAGATGCTGAAACATTACGGAACAACACCTACAGCGTTGCAGCAACCTGGTTAGCCTTTGGACTAGACATAAATAGAGTAGTATTTTATAGACAAAGTGATGTACCACAAACAGCAGAACTTTCGTGGTATTTAAGTTGTTTTTTTCCATATCAACGCCTAACCTTGGCACATTCATTTAAAGACAAGTCGGACCGGCTGGAAGATGTAAACGCGGGTTTATTTACCTACCCAATGTTAATGGCTGCCGATATTTTACTATACGATGCCGAGATTGTTCCCGTAGGAAAAGATCAATTGCAGCATATTGAAATGACGCGCGATGTCGCTTCCCGGTTCCACGCAAAAATGGGCGAAACTTTTGTGATGCCTGAAGGTAAAATTCAAGAAAACACCAAGCTTATTCCTGGTACCGATGGGTCAAAGATGAGTAAATCGAACAATAATTTCATTAACATTTTTTTGCCTGATAAAAAACTTCGGAAGCAAATAATGAGTATTGATACTGACAGTACACCTTTAGAAGAACCGAAAAACCCAGATACGTGTAATGTGTTTGCACTTTATAAATTATTGGGCTCATCTGAACAAGTATCTGAAATGCGCGGTAACTATGAAAACGGTGGCTACGGCTACGGTCATGCCAAACAAGCTCTCTTTGAACTGATAACCGAAACTTTTTCTGAAGAACGCACCAAGTACAATCATTACATCAATAATCTAAATGAAATTGATAAAGCCTTAAAAATAGGAGCTGAAAAAGCGAAGAATGTTGCTGATGAGGTGTTGAAACGCGTTCGTAAAAAGGTAGGGTACTAA
- the dprA gene encoding DNA-processing protein DprA translates to MLSQKELLYTLALQRTPNLGDTSAKKLLRAVGSAEAIFKEKKQNLLKVDGIGTFKLKDLNENQQLTEAEAELRFIEEEKIQYSYFLDKTYPEHLKHCLDGPILFFHSGNIDLKNKKIISIVGTRKVTTYGTTFCQNFIEELAPLNPVIVSGFAYGVDITAHKAAMDNGLQTVACLAHGLNQVYPKVHKKYVANMENNGGFITEFWSDDPFDRNNFLKRNRIIAGLSEATIVIESAEKGGSLVTADIANSYNREVFAVPGRSTDKQSQGCNNLIKKQQAHLLTNAADLIYQLGWEVEEKDKKSQQTQLFVELTEEEKKVYHFLKQKDKELLDIIALECQIPTFKAATILLNMELKGVVRPLPGKLFQLI, encoded by the coding sequence ATGTTATCACAAAAAGAATTACTCTATACTCTTGCTTTACAGCGCACTCCTAATTTGGGCGACACGTCTGCTAAAAAACTGTTGCGTGCGGTAGGTTCTGCGGAAGCTATTTTTAAAGAGAAAAAACAAAATTTGCTAAAAGTAGATGGTATAGGAACCTTTAAGCTAAAAGATCTCAACGAAAATCAACAACTTACCGAGGCAGAAGCTGAACTCCGTTTTATTGAAGAGGAAAAAATCCAATACAGTTACTTTCTTGACAAAACATACCCCGAACACCTGAAACATTGTTTGGACGGCCCAATCTTATTTTTCCATAGTGGGAACATCGATTTAAAGAATAAAAAAATTATCAGCATTGTTGGCACACGAAAAGTAACTACTTATGGAACTACTTTCTGTCAAAATTTTATTGAAGAATTAGCACCACTTAATCCCGTTATTGTTTCTGGCTTTGCTTATGGAGTCGATATTACCGCTCATAAAGCGGCAATGGACAATGGATTACAAACCGTCGCGTGTTTAGCACATGGGTTAAACCAAGTCTACCCAAAAGTGCATAAAAAGTATGTTGCAAACATGGAGAACAACGGCGGTTTTATTACCGAATTTTGGAGCGATGATCCTTTTGATCGAAACAATTTTTTAAAACGTAACCGAATTATCGCTGGCTTATCTGAAGCTACCATCGTGATAGAATCTGCTGAAAAAGGTGGAAGTCTTGTTACGGCAGATATTGCAAATTCTTATAACCGGGAGGTTTTTGCCGTGCCTGGTCGAAGTACCGATAAGCAAAGCCAAGGTTGTAATAACCTAATTAAAAAACAACAAGCACATTTGCTAACCAATGCTGCTGATCTTATCTACCAATTAGGCTGGGAAGTTGAAGAAAAAGACAAAAAATCACAGCAAACTCAACTTTTTGTCGAATTGACCGAGGAAGAGAAAAAAGTCTATCATTTTTTAAAGCAAAAGGACAAAGAGTTACTGGATATTATTGCGCTAGAATGCCAAATCCCCACTTTTAAGGCCGCAACCATTTTGTTAAATATGGAATTGAAAGGTGTGGTGCGGCCGTTACCGGGCAAATTGTTTCAGTTAATTTAG
- a CDS encoding HU domain-containing protein gives MFVSMQLATYIKDLLYRYECVIIPGFGAFLTQYRSARIDEETNTFYPPGKSLSFNRQLQTNDGLLANYVASVENCSYETAVQKIRSFTANISLQVTEGETVLLKNLGKFYLNAEKSVQFIPSETENFSTASFGLSAYVSTKVSREEYKESVETLEEKAPIHFTPKRRTARPYLKYAAIGLITLTLGGFGGMKLYESQVQKHNFAAKQEADSRIENQIQEATFVIENPLPALKITVPKQTGKYHIIAGAFRMEENAKKKIAQLSEKGFSAKLIGANKYGLHQVVYSSYEDRLEALRELRNIKRTENEAAWLLVKDLSN, from the coding sequence ATGTTTGTTAGTATGCAACTAGCCACCTACATAAAAGACTTACTCTATCGGTATGAGTGTGTTATCATTCCGGGGTTTGGTGCGTTTTTAACGCAATATCGTTCCGCTAGAATCGATGAAGAAACTAACACTTTTTATCCCCCTGGAAAATCACTTTCATTTAATAGGCAGTTGCAAACCAATGATGGGTTATTGGCAAATTATGTTGCTTCAGTAGAAAACTGTAGTTATGAAACAGCAGTTCAAAAAATTCGAAGTTTTACGGCTAACATATCCCTTCAAGTTACAGAAGGTGAAACCGTTTTACTTAAAAACTTAGGTAAGTTTTATTTGAATGCTGAAAAGTCAGTACAGTTTATTCCTTCAGAAACAGAGAACTTTAGTACTGCGTCCTTTGGGTTAAGTGCGTATGTTTCAACAAAAGTAAGCCGTGAAGAATATAAAGAATCGGTTGAAACCCTAGAAGAAAAGGCACCTATCCATTTTACACCAAAGCGTCGTACAGCTAGACCATATTTAAAATATGCAGCAATTGGTTTGATAACACTTACTTTAGGTGGTTTTGGAGGAATGAAACTATACGAAAGCCAAGTGCAAAAACATAATTTTGCAGCAAAGCAAGAGGCCGACAGCAGAATTGAAAACCAAATACAAGAAGCGACTTTTGTTATAGAAAATCCATTACCAGCATTAAAAATTACCGTTCCAAAACAAACTGGTAAATATCATATTATTGCTGGAGCCTTCCGTATGGAAGAAAATGCCAAGAAAAAAATTGCACAACTTTCAGAAAAAGGGTTTTCTGCAAAACTGATTGGCGCCAACAAATATGGTCTACACCAAGTTGTGTACAGCAGTTATGAAGATCGATTAGAAGCACTTCGAGAACTTCGAAACATTAAACGTACCGAAAACGAAGCCGCCTGGTTATTAGTTAAGGATCTTTCTAACTAA
- a CDS encoding acyl-CoA thioesterase has protein sequence MESRTSLESRTIITDLVLPSETNPIGNMFGGELLARMDRAAGIAARRHSRRVVVTASVNHVAFNKMIPLGSVVTVEAKVSRAFKSSMEVFMDVWIEDRESGMRSKANEAIYTFVAVDEMGSPVPIPPLKPESDLEKERYEAALRRRQLSLVLAKKMDPKDATELKALFQ, from the coding sequence ATGGAATCTAGAACATCTTTAGAGTCAAGAACTATTATTACAGACCTAGTGCTTCCTAGTGAGACCAATCCTATTGGTAACATGTTTGGAGGTGAATTATTAGCTAGAATGGACCGTGCAGCTGGTATCGCTGCCCGTAGACATAGTCGTCGTGTTGTAGTAACGGCTTCGGTTAACCACGTAGCTTTTAATAAAATGATTCCGCTAGGAAGTGTTGTAACCGTAGAAGCTAAAGTATCTCGAGCCTTTAAAAGCTCAATGGAAGTATTTATGGATGTTTGGATTGAAGATCGCGAAAGCGGTATGCGCAGTAAGGCAAATGAAGCTATTTATACTTTTGTAGCTGTAGATGAAATGGGAAGCCCGGTACCTATTCCTCCTTTAAAACCAGAAAGCGATCTGGAAAAAGAACGATATGAAGCTGCTTTGCGTAGAAGACAATTAAGTTTGGTATTAGCAAAAAAGATGGATCCTAAAGATGCAACGGAATTAAAAGCATTGTTTCAATAA
- a CDS encoding Crp/Fnr family transcriptional regulator: protein MNQSIHPTYASIFEKDLIEEIEQTAIFKQISQDTTLINIGDYVKSMPLLLSGAIKVLRVDDKGDELLMYFLETGDTCAMTMSCCLGHTKSEIKAVAELDTELLMIPVQKMEEWTAKYKSWRNFVFESYHNRLQELLHTVDTIAFLNMDERLLKYLKEKAKVSGDTTLHTTHQEIAYDLNTSRVVISRLLKKLETMKKIKLKRNSITLYSF from the coding sequence ATGAATCAATCAATTCATCCTACATACGCTTCAATTTTTGAAAAAGATTTAATAGAAGAAATTGAACAAACTGCGATCTTTAAACAAATTTCCCAAGACACAACCTTAATTAATATTGGCGATTACGTAAAATCAATGCCTTTACTACTCTCAGGTGCTATTAAAGTACTTCGTGTAGATGATAAGGGAGATGAGTTACTAATGTATTTTTTAGAGACTGGCGACACATGCGCCATGACCATGTCTTGCTGTTTAGGACATACCAAAAGTGAGATTAAAGCAGTAGCCGAATTAGATACAGAGCTTTTAATGATTCCTGTACAAAAGATGGAAGAATGGACTGCTAAATATAAAAGTTGGAGAAACTTTGTTTTTGAAAGTTATCATAACCGTTTACAAGAGTTATTACATACAGTAGATACCATTGCTTTTTTAAATATGGATGAGCGTCTGTTGAAGTATTTAAAAGAAAAAGCAAAAGTTTCTGGTGATACTACTCTACACACTACACACCAAGAAATTGCCTATGATTTAAACACTTCTAGAGTAGTGATATCAAGACTTCTAAAGAAACTGGAGACTATGAAAAAGATAAAGTTAAAGCGAAACAGCATAACATTATATTCCTTTTGA